The sequence below is a genomic window from Methylocystis sp. IM3.
AATAGGCTTTCAGATGCATCAGCGGCGCGGGCTCGCTTTTGTATCTGATCTCGACATTCGGCCGCGCGGCCAGACTGTCATAGACCTCCGCGAGCGCCTTCGGCATGTGCACGTCCGCGCCGTCGCGATAGAGGCGGATGCGAACCCCGCGCGCGGCGGCGTCGTCCAGCGCCTTCACGATGCGCAGGTCCGTCAGCACATAGGCGGCGAAGTCAATGCGCTTTTTCGCCTGGCCGATCAGCTCGACATCGATCGCCTCGAGATCCTCGGCCGGCGCATAGGCCTGCCGCTCCAGGCGGCAGCGCCCCGCGAGCGCGGGCGTCGAGAGCGCGAGACAGAGGGCGATCAGGAGAAGCCGTTTCATGCGGCTGATCTCGTCGCACGACAAGCTGGCGCCGGCATTACGTCTGGCCGGGCTTGAGCCGGTAAAAGATATGACGCCCGATCATGTCCATGCGCGTCAGCGCCCGCGCCCAGCGCGGTTTGACGTAAGTGGCGTGGTAATGCGTCGAGCGGCCGACGTCGGTGATGTAGGTGCGGCCGTCCATCACCTCATTGGCGATGCGAACCGCCGTCGCCCAGGACTCCTGTTCGGTGATGCGCAGCGACTTTCCTTCGCAGGCGAAGGAGAACTGGCACGCCTTGTAGTGATTGCGGTTCTGATACACGACGCCGCAGATGCTCGCGGGATAAAGCCCGCTCTGCACGCGGTTCAGAACGACCTGCGCCACCGCGGCCTGCCCCGCCTCCGGCTCGCTGCGCGACTCGAAATAGACCGCCTCCGCGAGGCAGCGTCTTTCGCGGTCCATGTTGTCGCGGTCGACGAGCGACGCGTAATCGGGACGCGCCTTGCCGGGAGCCCCGAGCGCCAGCGTCGCGCGCGGGAAGGAAGAGACTTCGATCGGCAGTGCGTCAGGCTGGGCCGGCGTTGACGAGCCGAGCGCCACGGCGCGCGCAACGGCGGGCGTCGCGCCATGCAGGACGCGCTCGGCGATATCCTTGGAGCCTGTGTCGCGCGGCGCCTCGACGGCGGCTTTCGCAACCGGCTTGGCTCCCTCTGGTGGCGATGCGGCGCCGTCGTTCGAGAGGGCCGGCGGGGTGGCGGTCGAGGCGGTCTGCGCCGGCGAGGCGGCGGCGGTGGATTTCTGCGTCTGCGTCGTCGTCAGCGCCTCGGCGCGCGCGGCTTCCGCCTCGTAGAGCGCATCGTCGCCGGGCACGGGCCCGCGCGGCGCAAGCGCGAGGCTCGTGCGCGCGGCGCGCTTCCCCTCGATACGGAAGGTCAGACGCGCCGGCTCGGCGAGGCCCAGCGCGGCAGGATCGATGACGCGCGTCTCGAAGCCGGGCCGCATGGCGATGATGGGGTCGCCCTTGTGCGTGCGGTCGACCTCGGGGAAATTCTTCACATCCGGCTTCAAATCGACGTGCGGTTCGCTCTCGTCGGGAATGGCGCGCAGATCGTCCGGCGCGCCGACCATCAGCCGGGCGCTCTGCACCAGCGCGCGGCTCTGGCCGGAAAGCCCCAATTCGCCCGACGCCGCCTCGCCGAAGGAAGCGAGCTGAAAGGTTGCCGGTTTGGCGGCGGCGCGGGCGCGGGCGGTGAGCGGCGCGACATTCCAGTCGCCGGCCGCGTCCTGCCCGGCGCTTGCGGTGAAGGAGACGAGGACCCCGACGCCCAGCGCCCAGGGCGCCATGACGCCGAGCGCCCAGGGGGTCCTGACGTCCGCACTCCGACGCCCTTTCGACTGTCGACGCATAAGCTGGCCCAACATCCAACTGCGCTGAAAGACGGCGGCGTGGCCGCCGACGCACACGCAATCACTTTTCCCGATCGTGATTATCAACCCGTTATGCTTGCAGAAGCGTTTCGGCTCAGGCCAAGCCTGCGTGTCAGAATGAGGCGCCGCCCCCTCGCCGCCTCGCCTCACTCTCCGATGAGATGCAGCGCAATCTCGCGGCGATGCGGGCGGCGGCGATGTTCGACAATATAGACGCCCTGCCACGTCCCGAGCGCCAGGGCGCCGCCGATGACGGGAATGGACAACTGAGTCTGCGTCAGCGCGGCGCGGATGTGCGCCGGCATGTCGTCCGGGCCTTCCGTGTCATGCGAATAGGCGGCGCCTTCCGGGGCAAGGCGCGAAAATACGGCTTCGAGATCGCGCAGGACGCTCGGATCGGCGTTCTCCTGGATGAGCAGCGAAGCCGAGGTATGCCGGCAGAACGCCGTGAGCAGACCCTCGCCCATGCGGGCGCCGCGCAGGAAGTCGGCGAGCGTGGCGGTGACCTCGTAGAAACCGCGCCCGCTGGTCTCGATCCTGATGATTCGGGTCGCCTGTCGCATGGGTTCAGATGTGCGCAGGCGCACATGAATGTCGAGCCCCGATAGGCCTTATAAAAACGCCGGCTCCCGTATTAAGGGAGAGCCGGACTTTTTCGAGAATGCGGAGGGATAATGACCGAGAGCCTGATCGACGCCGTAACGAGCTGGGCCGCGTCTGAAACCGGCAAATATGTGGGGGTAACTGCCCTGACCATGCTGGCCTGGTCTGAGGCCGCGGCCATTGTCGGCTCCACCTATTTCAAGCGCATGATCCCGCTGCGCGCCGCGGCGATGATCGCCAATGTGCTCGGCGTGACCCTCGGCCTGGCGACCGGCAACCTGCCGACGATCACCAAGCACGCGATCAATTTCCCCCTCAATTTCACGCGCCTGCGGGAAATGCGCCGGCTCATCGCCAGCGTGCGCCAGGCGAGCGCCACCGACCTCAATCTCGAATGGCTGAAGCCCTTCATGCATCCAGAAAGCTTCCGCGCGACCGATTACGTCTTCGAGAAAGGGGCGCTTGCCACGCAGGCCTTTCTCGTGGTCGAGGGAAAGATCGAAATCTCGGAGCGCGGCGTCATCCTCGAGCCGGGTGCGATCTTTGGCGAGATGGCGCTGTTCACCAGGACCGGCAAACGCACGGCCTCGGCGAAGTGCCTCACCGACGCCACGCTCCTCGCCATCACCTATGAGCAGTTCGAGCAGCTCTATTTCCAGAACCCGGAATTCGGCCTCTACCTCGTCCGCCTGATGGTTCGGCGCTTCGAATCCAATCATCTTGGAGAAGAGCTGGAGAGCGCGTAAGGGGGCGGCTCAGGCCGTTCCCTCGGCCTTGCGCCCCAGCGCCGCCTGCGCCGCCGCGAGGCGCGCAATCGGAACGCGGAAAGGCGAACAGGAGACGTAGTCGATTCCGATTTTTTCGAAGAAAGCCACCGACGCCGGATCGCCGCCATGTTCGCCGCAGACCCCGAGCGCAATGTCCGGGCGCGCGGCGCGGGCGCGCTGGCAGCCGAGCGCGACGAGTTCGCCCACGCCCTCCTGATCGATCGAGACGAAAGGATCGTGCGGCAAGAGCCCCTTTTCGACATAGGCGTTGAGGAAGGAGGCCGAGTCGTCGCGCGAGATGCCGAGCGTCGTCTGGGTCAAGTCGTTGGTGCCGAAAGAGAAGAAATCGGCCGACGGCGCAATCTCGCCGGCGCGGAGCGCGGCGCGCGGCAATTCGATCATCGTGCCGATCTCATAGCCCGGCCGAATGCCTGTCTCCTTCTCGACGAGCGACGCCATCGCCTCGACGCGCGCCTTCACGAGATCGAGTTCGGCGCGCGTGAAGACGAGCGGGGCCATGATCTCGATGCGGGCGGGTTCGCCCGTCGCAATGCTGGCCTCGATCGCCGCCTCGAAGATGGCGCGCGCCTGCATGTCGACGATTTCGGGAAAGACCACCGCGAGGCGCACGCCGCGAAAACCGAGCATGGGGTTGAATTCGGAGAGTTGCAGCGCGCGGCGGCGAAGCTTCACCGGATCGGCGCCCATGGCGCGGGCGACCGTGGCGAGCTCCGTATCGGTATGGGGCAGGAATTCGTGCAGCGGCGGATCGAGCAGGCGGATCGTCACCGGCAGGCCCGCCATGATCTCGAAGAGGTGCTTGAAATCCTCGCGCTGGATGGGCAGCAGCTTGGCGAGCGCCGTCCGGCGCCCTTCGGCGTCGTCGGCGAGAATCATCTCGCGCACGGCGACGATGCGCTCGCCCTCGAAGAACATATGCTCCGTGCGCGCGAGCCCGATGCCCTCGGCGCCGAAGCGGCGCGCGGCGCGCGCGTCGGAGGGCGTCTCGGCGTTGGCGCGCACCTTGAGCCGCCTGATCTCGTCCGCCCACCCCATCAGCACGGCGAACTCGCCCGTGAGCTCGGGGCGCTGCATCTTCACTTCGCCGGCGATCACATGGCCCGCCGAGCCGTCGATCGTCAGCTTGTCGCCCTTCACGAAACGCTTGCCGGCGACGGTGAAGCTCTGGTCCTCGTAGTCGATGCGCAGCGCGCCGGCGCCGGTGACGCAGGGCTTGCCCATGCCGCGCGCGACGACTGCCGCATGAGAGGTCATGCCGCCGCGCGCCGTGAGGATGCCTTCCGCGGCGTGCATGCCGTGAATGTCCTCGGGGCTCGTCTCGGTGCGCACGAGAATGACCTTGCGCCCCGACGCCGCGAGCGTCTCCGCCTCTTCCGGACTGAAGACGATCTCGCCGAAGGCCGCGCCGGGCGACGCCGGCAGGCCCGTGGCCAGAATGTCGCGCCGCGCCGCCGGGTCGATGGTCGGGTGCAGCAGTTGATCGAGCGAGGTCGGCTCGACGCGCAGGATCGCCTCCTCGCGCGTGATGAGCCCCTCATTCGCCATGTCGACGGCAAGCTTCAGCGCCGCGCGGGCCGTGCGCTTGCCGTTGCGGGTCTGGAGCATCCACAATTTGCCGCGTTCGACCGTGAACTCCATGTCCTGCATGTCGCGGTAATGGCGCTCGAGCCTGTCGGCGACCTTCGTGAATTCCGCGAAAATCTTCGGCATGGCGGCTTCGAGCGAAATCTTCTCGCCGGGCGAGGCGCGGCTCGCGACTTCGGTCAAAGGCTGCGGCGTGCGCAGGCCGGCGACCACGTCCTCGCCCTGCGCGTTGATGAGATATTCGCCGTAAAGCTCCTTCACGCCGGTCGAGGGATTGCGGGTGAAGGCGACGCCGGTCGCGGAATTGGCGTCCATATTGCCGAAGACCATCGCCTGCACATTGACCGCCGTGCCCCAGCTCTCGGGGATATTGTGCAGATGCCGGTAGACGATGGCGCGGTGGTTCATCCATGAGGCGAAGACGGCGCGGATCGCGCCCCAGAGCTGCGCATGTGGGTCCTGCGGGAAGGTCACGCCGGCATTGGCCTCGACGATGGCCTTGAACCGCGCGACCGCCTCGCGCCAGTCGGCGGCGGAAAGCTGCGTGTCGAGCGTGAAGCCCTTGGCGTCCTTCATCTCCTCGAGCGCGTCCTCGAAGATGTGATGCTCCACGCCGAGCACCACCGACGAATACATTTCGATGAAGCGGCGGTAGCAGTCCCAGGCGAAGCGGGCGTCCCCGCAATAGCTCGCAAGCGCTTCGACCGTCTCGTCGTTGAGGCCGAGATTGAGCACGGTGTCCATCATGCCGGGCATGGAGGCGCGGGCGCCGGAGCGGACGGAGACGAGAAGCGGCCATTTCGAGTCGCCGAAAGCGTGGCCCGCCACCTGGCCGACCTCCGCCATCGCGGCCTCGACCTGGCCTTCGAGGTCCGCCGGAAAGGCGTGGCCGTTGGCGTAGAAATAGGCGCAAACCTCGGTGGTGATGGTGAAGCCCGGCGGCACGGGAAGGCCCAGCGCGGCCATCTCAGCAAGATTGGCGCCCTTGCCGCCGAGAAGATCCCGCATGGCGGCCGACCCTTCGGACTGGCCGGCGCTGAAACGATAAACCCATTTCGTCATTGCTTTTGTCTTCCCGCCACGCCGGGTGAGCCCTCTCCGGCCGAACCCGGTTCGGGTTCGCGGGCGCACAATAGCAGATAGGCGGATGAATTGTGGCGGCGAGGGCTCTTTTTTCAGGCGTCTGCCTGCCCGCCCGCGCCCCGATCCGCTCGCAATTCCGCCAAGCCAAGCTAGACTGGACGCCCCGACCGACCATCTGAAGGCGGATGATGATGGAAGACGAAGCGCCCCGCCCCCGCCCTGCCCATGAGATGGGCCAGCCGCTCGACCTTCTCTCGCTCGGCGAGCTCGACGAGCGGATAGCCGCGCTGAAAGCGGAAGTCGCCCGGCTGGAAGAAGCCGCGCAGGCCAAACGCGCCGCGACCGCCGCCGCAGAGGCGTTTTTCAGGAAGTGAGCGGCCCCGCCTGCGCTCCCCCCGCCCGCCCGCTCGGCTTGACAGCGGCGAGGCCATTGCGCTTCTTGGCGCCCAGCCGCCGGCCCTCCCGGCAATTCCTCGATTTTTCCAAACCGAAAGCGGCCCATGCATCGCTACCGTTCGCATAACTGCGGAGAGCCCAATGAGGCGCTCGCGGGTCAGAAAATCCGCCTCTCCGGCTGGTGCCACCGCATCCGTGACCATGGCGGCGTGCTGTTCATCGACCTGCGCGACCATTACGGCCTGACCCAATGCGTCGTGGACCCCGATTCGCCGGCCTTCGCCCAGGCCGAGAAGCTGCGCTCCGAATGGGTCGTCCGCCTCGACGGCGAGGTACGCCGCCGCCCGGCCGGCACGGAGAATCCCGACATGCCCACGGGCCAGGTCGAGATTTACGTGGCCGAGATCGAGGTGCTCGGGCCTGCGGGCGAATTGCCCCTGCCCGTCTTCGGCGATCAGAACTATCCCGAGGACACGCGCCTCAAATATCGCTTCCTCGATCTCCGCCGCGAGAAGCTGCACGAGAACATCATGCTGCGCGGGCGGATCATCGACTCGATTCGCACGCGCATGAAGCAGGGCGGCTTCTTCGAATTTCAGACGCCGATCCTCACCGCCTCCAGCCCTGAAGGCGCGCGCGACTTTCTGGTGCCCTCGCGTCTGCATCCCGGCAAGTTCTACGCGTTGCCGCAGGCGCCCCAGCAGTTCAAGCAATTGCTCATGGTCGCGGGCTTCGACCGCTATTTCCAGATCGCGCCCTGCTTCCGCGACGAGGACGCCCGCGCCGACCGTTCGCCCGGCGAGTTCTACCAGCTCGACGTGGAGATGAGCTTCGTCACGCAGGAAGACGTATTCGAGGCGATGGAGCCGGTGCTGCGCGGCGTATTCGAGGAATTCTCGAACGGCAAGCCGGTGACGCAGAAGTTCCCGCGCATCCCCTATCGCGAGGCCATGCTGAAATATGGCTCGGACAAGCCGGATTTGCGCAACCCGCTCGTCATCGTCGATCTCTCGGCGGAGTTCGAGAGCGAGAGCGTCTCGTTCAAGGCGTTCCGCGGCAAGACCGTGCGCGCGATTCCGGCGCCGGGCGCCGCGAGCCAGCCGAGAAGCTTCTTCGACAAGCTCAACGACTGGGCGCGCTCCGAAGGCGCGCCGGGATTGGGCTACATCATCTTCGAGGAGGAGAATGGCGCGCTCGTCGGCAAGGGGCCGATCGCCAAATTCATCCCCGCCGACGTGCAGGCGACCATCGCCGCCAAGGCGGGCGTGAAGGCCGGCGACGCCGTCTTCTTCTCGGCCGGGGAGGAGCTGGCCGCCGCCAAGCTCGCGGGCATGGCGCGGATTCGCGTCGGCAATGAACTCGGCCTCTCCAGGACCAACGTCTTCGAATTCTGCTGGATCGTCGATTTCCCGATGTACGAGTGGAACGAGGAGGACAAGAAGATCGACTTCTCGCACAATCCGTTCTCGATGCCGCAGGGCGGCATGGAGGCGCTCGAGACGAAAGACCCGCTCGACATCCTCGCCTATCAATATGACATCGTCTGCAACGGCGTGGAGCTCTCTTCGGGCGCGATCCGCAACCATCGCCCCGAAATCATGAAGAAGGCCTTCGAAATCGCCGGCTATGGCGAAGAGGTGCTGATCGAAAAATTCGGCGGCATGTATCGCGCCTTCCAATATGGCGCGCCGCCGCATGGGGGCATCGCGCCGGGCGTCGACCGCATCGTGATGCTGCTGGCGGAGGAAGAGAATCTTCGCGAGGTCACGCTCTTCCCGATGAACCAGCGTGCCGAGGACCTGCTGATGGGCGCACCCTCGGAAGCGACGATGAAGCAGCTGCGCGAGCTGCATATCCGGCTGAACCTGCCGGAGAAGAGCGCGTAAAAAACCCTCACTCAGCCCTCGTGGCCCGGCTTGTCCCGGCCACGAGGGCGAAAAGCGACTCCCGGCCTATTTTTGAGCGCCCGTCCACTTTTTCACCGTCTCCAGCGCATTCTCGATATGCTTCGTCGCGCCCGAGTCGGAAACGGCTGACAGGATTTTCCCCTCGGGCGAAATCACATAGGAAATGCGATTGGCGAAGACCGGCCCCGCGACAGGCAGGCTGAACGAAGCGTCATAGGCCTTGATGACGTTGAACTGCGGGTCCGCGCCCACAGGAAACTTGTCGCGGCATTCCTTGGTCGAGAACTCGCGCTGCGTCTCGATCCCGTCGCCCGATATGCCGATGACGGACGCCTTCATCGCTGCGAACTGATCCATCGCTTCGGCGAACTCATGCGCCTCCTCGGTGCAGACGCTGGTGAAGGACTTCGGATAGAAATAGACGACCACCGGACCGTTCTTCAGCGCCTCCTTCAACGAGAAAGTGAACTCCTTCCCGCCCTGCGCCGCCAGCACCGCGAAGTCCGGCGCGGGATCGCCCGGTTTCAGCGCGGCGAACGCGGCTGTGGCGGAGATCAGGAAAGCGATTGACGCAGCGATGCCGAGGCGCATGGAAGAACCCTTTTTCATTTCTCAAAGTGGAGGTAGAGGATTCACGGCGGCGTTCAAGTCACCGTTCCGCTCTCCCGCGCGCCGAAGGGGATCGAGGGCGTTTCTTCGTCTCCCCGGAGTGGAGCTGTTCAGCCGCTCCACGGGCGGCGCTCGTTGAAGCGCGCCCAGTTCTGCGCCACGAGCTCGAAGAGCTTCTCGCCCTCGGCGGACATCCAGCCCGCGAGCCGAGTGGCGGCGGCCTCGATTGGGCCTGCGGGCCTCGACGCCTTGCTCGCACTGCGAAACGACAGGGCGAGAGTGGGGAAAACCGTCACCGTGACGACGGCTGCGCCGATAAGCGCGGAGGCGTTTTCACCCGATATTTGCCCCGAGCGCGCGCCGAGATAGCTGATTGCGACGACGAGGGGCAAGGTCGTTGCAGAAAGCAGCGCAAGCGCCGGCATGTCCCTCGGCCCGAGCACGCGGCGATACAGCGCGAGCGGCGCCATGCGAACGAAAGCAAAGGCGAAGGAGAACAGGACCAGGCGGGCGATGCTGGCCGGGCTGGCGAACAGTGCGGAAAGGTCGAATTCGATCCCGCTGGCGATGAAAAAAACCGGAACGAAAAAACCCGCCCCGATCGTCTTCAGCCGGCCTTCGAGCGCCTGCGCTCTGGTGCCGTCGACGAGCGTGGCCACGGCCATTCCGGCCGCATAGGCGCCGACAACCGCTTCCATGCCCATGACGCCGGCAAGCGACACGAAGCCCAGAAGGACGAGCAGCGAGACGCGCACGGGGAGAAGCTCGCTGTCGCCGAGCCATCGCAGGATGATCGCCGAGAGACGGTCAGAGCGCAGCGTCGCCAGCAGAAAGACGCTCACGACGGCGATGAGCAGAAAGAGCAGACTCAAAAGCGTCTGGTGGAAGTGGTGCTTCTCCTGCGCCAGCGCGATGGAGGCGAGGAGAAGCGGGCCGAGCTCGCCGATCGCCGCGGCGCCCATGACATAGCGGCCGAAATCCGTGGTCAGCTCGCCCGCCTGCCGCAGAATGGGCAGAAGAATGCCGAAGGCCGTCGTCGGCAGAATGATGGCGACGAGCGCCGGCGCGCGCACGAGCCCCACAAGATAGAGCGCGGCCACGAACAGCGCGGAGACGAGCATGGAGACGAGCCAGGCGAGGAGACCGATCCGCAACGGCCCCGGCCCCAGCTCCTTCATCTTGAATTCGAAGCCGGCCTGAAAAAAGAGGAAGACTAGGCCGAACCTGCCGAGAAACTCGATCGCGGCGTCGTTGACGACGAGGCCCGTGACGCTCGGGCCGGCGAGAACGCCGAGCATCAATTCGATCGCGACGACCGGAACGGTTGCGAAAAGCGGAAGACGGCTGGCGAGGGGCGCCAGAACCGCAATGCCCAGGATGAGGAATATTCCCTGAAATTCGGTCGTCACGGCGCTCACCCATTCATGCGGCTTTCACGGGCGCCGACGGCGAAAAAGCGTCGGCGCGGCGCGAATCGCCGAAAAGCGGTTCGATTAGAAAACATAACCGTTTTTGGCCACTTGTACGAAAGCGCCGGAGAGACACGCGCCGGCGCCCTGCCCGCCCTGCGGCGGCCCGGTCAGGCGACTTCGCCCGCCGGCGCCGCGCGGCGCGCGGACAGCATGCGCTTCATCTCCGGCGCGCCGCGTGCCTGAGTGGATGTCCTGCCGTGTCTGCTCAACAGGATCAGAAGGCGCAGCAGTCAGACATGAACCGCCCGGCCATAGGCGTCGAGCACGCTCTCGTGCATCGTCTCGGAGAGCGTCGGGTGGGGGAAGATGGTTTTCATCAGCTCCTCCTCCGTCGTCTCCAGATTCATGGCGATCACGAAACCCTGAACGAGCTCCGTCGCCTCGGCGCCGACGAGATGCGCGCCAAGCAGGCGCCCCGTCTTCCTGTCGAAGATCGTCTTGACCAGCCCCTCCGGCTCGCCGAGGGCAATTGCCTTGCCATTGGCGAGATAGGGAAAACGCCCCACCCTGATCTCGAAGCCTTCCGCCTTCGCCCGCTCCTCCGTCAGCCCCACCGACGCCACCTGCGGATGGCAATAGGTGCAGCCGGGGACAAGCGTCTTGTCGAGCGGATGCGCTGGCAGGCCGGCGATCGCCTCGACGCAGGAGACGCCCTCATGCTCCGCCTTGTGGGCGAGCATCGGTCCGCCAGCGACATCGCCAATGGCGTAAATGCCCGGCGCACTCGTCCGGCCGAGCCCGTCCGTCTTGATGACGCCCTTCTCCAGCGCGACGCCGAGCGCCTCGAGGCCCAGATTTTCCACATTGGCCACGACGCCCGCCGCCGACAGCACACGCTCGACCTCGAGCGTATCGGCGGCGCCGTCCGCGCCTTTCAGCCTCGCAACGACGCTGTCCGCCTTTTTTTCCAGCCCCGCGACCGTTGTCGCCGTGCGGATGACAATGCCTTGCTTCTCGAAGCTCTTACGCGCAAAGGCGGCTATCTCGGCGTCCTCGGCGGGCAGGATGTGCGGCAGCGCCTCGACGAGGGTGACCTCGACGCCGAATGTGCGGAAAAATGATGCAAATTCGACGCCGATCGCGCCGGCGCCGACGACGAGCAGGGACTTGGGGAAGCGCTCCGGCTTCAGCGCCTCGAAATAGGTCCAGACCAACCGCCCGTCGGGCTCGAGGCCTGGCAGAACGCGCGGCCGCGCGCCGGTCGCGATAATGATGTGACTGGCCCGATAGTCGCCCTCCCCCAGGATGGTCTTCGGGGCGGGAAGCTGCGGCGTCACGGGAGGCTTGGTCGGCGCGCCGATTTTGACCTCGCCTTTGCCGGAGAGCCGCGCCTCGCCCCAGATCACATCGACCTTGTTCTTTTTCAGCAGAAAGCCGACCCCGGCGTTGAGACGAGCCGCCGCCTCGCGCGAGCGCGCTACAATGCGCGACGCATCGTACCCCGCTCTCGCGCCCGTCACGCCGAACTGTGCGGCTTCATTTGCGAGCCTGTAAATTTCCGCGGACCGCAGGAGCGCCTTTGTCGGGATGCAGCCCCAGTTGAGGCAGATGCCGCCAAGATGTTCGCGCTCGGCCACCGCGGTTTTCAGGCCGAGCTGCGCGGCCCGAATCGCGGCCACATATCCGCCGGGTCCGCCGCCGATGACCATCACGTCATATTGGCTCATCGATGCCCGCCTCCTCCTGCGCCGCCATGTTCGACAGTGTTAGCCGCGCGCGGTCCTCGCGTCGAGACGGCGCGGCAGGCCCGCTGGGGAGGAGAAAAGGCGCGGAGGCGCCTGCGTCGGTTGGTCTCCGCAATGCGTGTGAAGACAGTTATGTCCGGCGCAGGCGCGAGGGCTGCGAAGAAATGCACATATCCTAATACCGGCGTGGAGCGGTCGGCCGCCGCACCGGAATCGGAACCGGCCTCAAAACCGGGGCGGGTCCGGGGAGAGCGCGCACGGCGTCGAGCACCTTGCCGAGCGCAGCGGCGACAATGCCGCTCTTCTGTTTGCCTTTCATGAGCGTTACTCCTGTCTACCTCCTCTGACAGGTGCAACAATCGAGCCGCTTCTTTTGATCCGCGAAAAATTGGAATAAATCAAAAAAGCGCCCGCCGGAGACCGGTGGACGCCTTTCAAAAACCAGTCTTTTCAGACGGTTACGCAGCAGCCGGCAAAGCCGCCTTCGCCTGAGCCACGATCGCCGCGAAGGCCTCGGGCTGCTCGATGGCGAGCTGGGACAAAACCTTGCGGTCGACGCCGACCCCCGCCTTGGCGAGGCCGTCGATGAAGC
It includes:
- the lpdA gene encoding dihydrolipoyl dehydrogenase, which gives rise to MSQYDVMVIGGGPGGYVAAIRAAQLGLKTAVAEREHLGGICLNWGCIPTKALLRSAEIYRLANEAAQFGVTGARAGYDASRIVARSREAAARLNAGVGFLLKKNKVDVIWGEARLSGKGEVKIGAPTKPPVTPQLPAPKTILGEGDYRASHIIIATGARPRVLPGLEPDGRLVWTYFEALKPERFPKSLLVVGAGAIGVEFASFFRTFGVEVTLVEALPHILPAEDAEIAAFARKSFEKQGIVIRTATTVAGLEKKADSVVARLKGADGAADTLEVERVLSAAGVVANVENLGLEALGVALEKGVIKTDGLGRTSAPGIYAIGDVAGGPMLAHKAEHEGVSCVEAIAGLPAHPLDKTLVPGCTYCHPQVASVGLTEERAKAEGFEIRVGRFPYLANGKAIALGEPEGLVKTIFDRKTGRLLGAHLVGAEATELVQGFVIAMNLETTEEELMKTIFPHPTLSETMHESVLDAYGRAVHV
- a CDS encoding cation:proton antiporter, whose translation is MTTEFQGIFLILGIAVLAPLASRLPLFATVPVVAIELMLGVLAGPSVTGLVVNDAAIEFLGRFGLVFLFFQAGFEFKMKELGPGPLRIGLLAWLVSMLVSALFVAALYLVGLVRAPALVAIILPTTAFGILLPILRQAGELTTDFGRYVMGAAAIGELGPLLLASIALAQEKHHFHQTLLSLLFLLIAVVSVFLLATLRSDRLSAIILRWLGDSELLPVRVSLLVLLGFVSLAGVMGMEAVVGAYAAGMAVATLVDGTRAQALEGRLKTIGAGFFVPVFFIASGIEFDLSALFASPASIARLVLFSFAFAFVRMAPLALYRRVLGPRDMPALALLSATTLPLVVAISYLGARSGQISGENASALIGAAVVTVTVFPTLALSFRSASKASRPAGPIEAAATRLAGWMSAEGEKLFELVAQNWARFNERRPWSG